The stretch of DNA CCGCGTTGACGGCGGCGTTGTCGATCAGTTGCGGCGGCACGCCTTCGCCGATCAGGTTCAGCGTCTCGCTGGAATAGGTCGTGACGATGCGGCTGGTGAAGAAGCCCAGTCCGTCGTTGACGACGACCGGCGTCTTGCCGAGCTGCTTCATGAAATCCAGTGCGCGCGCCAGCGTCGCGTCGCTGGTCTGCCGCGCGCGAATCACCTCGACCAGCGGCATGCGATCCACGGGAGAAAAGAAATGCAGGCCGATGACACGCGCGGGCATCGTCGCGTAAGCGGCGAGGCCGGTGATCGGCATCGTCGAGGTGTTGCTGGCGATCGGGACGTCCTGCCCGACCACGGCAGCCGTCCTTTCGAGCACGGCCTGTTTCACCTCCGCGCGTTCGAACACCGCCTCGACCACAAAATCGGCCTGGGCGATGCGCGCGTAGTCGGCCGTCGGCTCGATGCGCGACAGCAGCGCCTGCGGGGTCATGCGCAGCCGGCCCTTCTCGTGTTCCCGCGTGGCATTGCGCGCGATCTCGTCGTGGCTCTTGCGTGCCGCCTCGTCGCTCATGTCGAGCAGCGTCACCTGCAGGCCGGCGAGCGCGGCCACGTGCGCGATGCCGCGACCCATCACGCCGCCGCCGATCACCGCGAGGTGGCGCAGCGTGGAAGGCGGCAGCCCGGAAGGGCGCATCTTCATCGACTTCGCGTGGTTGACGCCGTTGAACAGCGTGCGGATCTTGTTCTTGGCATCGTTGCTCGCGGCAAGGCGCGCGAACTGCCGCGTCTCGATGACGATACCCGCGTCCAGCGAGCGCCCCATGCCCTGCTGCAGGCATTCGAGAATGGCACGCGCGGCCAGGTTGCTGGCGCCCGCGCCGCGGCTCGCCCGCGCCCAGGCGCCGGCGAAGAACTGTCGGCCCGTCGCCGACTGGACAGCGAAGCCCGGCGCGGCGAATCCCTTGCGGTCCCAGGGCTGCGTCGCGCCCGGATTGGCGAGTGCCCATTGCTTGGCGCTCTCGAGCAGATCGGCCGGCGCCACGACCTGGTCGATCAGCTTCCTCGCCACCGCATCGGCGAGCGACAG from Variovorax sp. PBL-E5 encodes:
- a CDS encoding 3-hydroxyacyl-CoA dehydrogenase NAD-binding domain-containing protein gives rise to the protein MIRQQDLGDGVAALLYACDGALNTLGASLNRELGERIDALLADDGVKGIVIGSDKPDFIAGGDLKELRAAPDPASVVAIVAPFLDALRKIEKGGKPVVAALPGTALGGGLELALACHQRIAADNASARFGFPEATLGLMPGAGGTQRLPRLIGIAAAAPMLLDGTRLSLADAVARKLIDQVVAPADLLESAKQWALANPGATQPWDRKGFAAPGFAVQSATGRQFFAGAWARASRGAGASNLAARAILECLQQGMGRSLDAGIVIETRQFARLAASNDAKNKIRTLFNGVNHAKSMKMRPSGLPPSTLRHLAVIGGGVMGRGIAHVAALAGLQVTLLDMSDEAARKSHDEIARNATREHEKGRLRMTPQALLSRIEPTADYARIAQADFVVEAVFERAEVKQAVLERTAAVVGQDVPIASNTSTMPITGLAAYATMPARVIGLHFFSPVDRMPLVEVIRARQTSDATLARALDFMKQLGKTPVVVNDGLGFFTSRIVTTYSSETLNLIGEGVPPQLIDNAAVNAGFAIGGAALAELTTMPLLADILKSMRGDGQRIANAGNRAEPTVAALLTLGRIGKAAGKGLYDYGPEGRAVWPGLALAFPPAGDPLDEETVRQRLFAVQSLEAVRALDDGILDQALDGDVAAVLGWGYPAHLGGVFGYIDRVGLPAFIAQCESLAARFGARFDPPRRLRDMAAAGQTFYPDEATR